The genomic interval AGGCGTCGAAGTACAAGATGCCGGGCGGGCGCTTCATGTGCTTCGTGTGTTTGGCGTTCTTCGCCTTCATTCTGGTGTTGCTGAGCCTGGAGGCGGATACGCGCTCGGCGTTGGTGGTAACGCCGATCTGGTTCGTGCTGCTGGCGGTGACGTATCAGTTTGTACGCAGCAGGCGCCATCCGCGTTCGGCTGTGCGTAACGGCTGATGGCCTAGGGGGCTGCTTTGCAGCCCATCGCGACACAAGGCCGCTCCCACACGCCGTCAGATGTGGGAGCGGCCTTGTGTCGCGATGGGCCGCACAGCGGCCCCAATCCTGTGCACATCGATGTCCCAGGCACCAACCTGGACCTCGCAAACGCCCCAACACCTCGCACAACCCCTCTATCACGCCCCTTGCGCCACTAGGCACACCCCTTGCAACGCCCTCCCCGCTTGGCCAAAACCAAAAAAACTCAGCGGAGAGAGCACATGAAGCGTCGCAGTCTGATCAAGGCCTTTACCCTCAGCGCATCGATTGCGGCGATGGGCCTGAGCTGGAGTATCCAGGCCGCCGAGACCATCAAGGTTGGCATCCTGCATTCGCTGTCGGGGACCATGGCCATTTCCGAGACCTCGCTCAAGGACATGGCGCTGATGACCATCGACGAGATCAACGCCAAAGGCGGGGTCAACGGCAAGATGCTCGAACCGGTGGTGGTCGACCCGGCCTCCAACTGGCCGCTGTTCGCCGAAAAGAGCCGCCAGCTGCTGACCCAGGACAAGGTCGCCGTGGTGTTCGGCTGCTGGACCTCGGTGTCACGCAAGTCGGTGCTGCCGGTGTTCGAAGAACTCAACGGCCTGCTGTTCTACCCGGTGCAGTACGAGGGCGAGGAGATGTCGCCGAACGTGTTCTACACCGGCGCCGCCCCCAACCAGCAGGCTATTCCAGCCGTTGAATACCTGATGAGCGAAGATGGCGGCAGCGCCAAGCGCTTCTTCCTGCTGGGCACCGACTACGTCTACCCGCGCACCACCAACAAGATCCTGCGGGCCTTCCTGCACAGCAAAGGCGTGGCCGACAAGGACATCGAAGAGGTGTACACCCCGTTCGGCCACGCCGATTACCAGACCATCGTTGCCAACATCAAGAAGTTCTCCGCCGGCGGCAAGACCGCGGTCATCTCCACGGTCAACGGCGACTCCAACGTGCCGTTCTACAAGGAACTGGCCAACCAGGGCCTGAAGGCCACCGACGTACCGGTGGTG from Pseudomonas fortuita carries:
- the urtA gene encoding urea ABC transporter substrate-binding protein, with the translated sequence MKRRSLIKAFTLSASIAAMGLSWSIQAAETIKVGILHSLSGTMAISETSLKDMALMTIDEINAKGGVNGKMLEPVVVDPASNWPLFAEKSRQLLTQDKVAVVFGCWTSVSRKSVLPVFEELNGLLFYPVQYEGEEMSPNVFYTGAAPNQQAIPAVEYLMSEDGGSAKRFFLLGTDYVYPRTTNKILRAFLHSKGVADKDIEEVYTPFGHADYQTIVANIKKFSAGGKTAVISTVNGDSNVPFYKELANQGLKATDVPVVAFSVGEEELRGIDTKPLVGHLAAWNYFESVDNPVNQKFVADWKAYAKAKGLPGADKAVTNDPMEATYVGIHMWAQAAEKAKSTDVDKVREALAGQSFKAPSGFTLTMDKTNHHLHKPVMIGEIQDDGQFSVVWETEQPLRAQPWSPFIPGNDKRPDYAVKGN